In Citrobacter sp. RHB25-C09, the following proteins share a genomic window:
- the menC gene encoding o-succinylbenzoate synthase — protein sequence MRNAQVYRWQIPMDAGVILRDRRLKTRDGLYVRLHDGEREGWGEVSPLPGFSAESWEEAQTALLSWVNGWLQGQDALPEMPSVAFGASCALAELAGTLPEAADYRAAPLCTGDPDELVLQLADMPGEKVAKVKVGLYEAVRDGMVVNLLLEAIPELHLRLDANRAWTPLKAQQFAKYVNPDYRDRIAFLEEPCKSRDDSRAFARETGIAIAWDESLREADFAFIAEEGVRAVVIKPTLTGSLEKVREQVQAAHALNLTAVISSSIESSLGLTQLARIAAWLTPQTIPGLDTLSLMQAQQIRRWPDSPLPCIGEDALERLL from the coding sequence ATGCGTAACGCGCAGGTATACCGCTGGCAGATCCCCATGGACGCGGGAGTGATTCTGCGCGACAGGCGGTTAAAAACCCGCGATGGGTTGTATGTCCGTTTGCACGACGGCGAGCGTGAAGGGTGGGGGGAAGTCTCCCCACTGCCGGGCTTCAGCGCGGAATCCTGGGAGGAGGCACAGACCGCGCTGCTTTCCTGGGTTAACGGCTGGCTGCAAGGGCAGGATGCTCTGCCGGAAATGCCGTCGGTCGCTTTTGGCGCAAGCTGTGCATTAGCGGAGTTGGCCGGAACGTTGCCAGAGGCTGCGGATTACCGCGCCGCACCATTGTGTACGGGCGATCCGGACGAGCTGGTATTGCAACTTGCAGACATGCCCGGCGAAAAAGTCGCGAAGGTTAAAGTTGGGCTTTACGAAGCAGTGCGTGACGGCATGGTGGTTAACCTGCTGCTGGAGGCGATACCGGAACTGCATTTGCGTCTGGATGCAAACCGGGCCTGGACGCCGCTGAAAGCGCAACAGTTTGCGAAATATGTGAATCCAGACTATCGCGATCGTATCGCTTTCCTCGAAGAACCGTGTAAATCCCGCGATGATTCCCGCGCGTTTGCCCGTGAAACGGGCATCGCCATCGCCTGGGATGAGAGTCTGCGCGAAGCCGATTTTGCCTTCATAGCAGAAGAGGGCGTGCGCGCAGTGGTGATTAAACCGACGCTAACCGGCTCGCTGGAGAAAGTGCGTGAGCAAGTGCAGGCCGCTCATGCGTTAAATCTGACGGCGGTGATCAGTTCATCGATCGAGTCGAGCCTCGGTTTAACGCAGTTGGCGCGCATTGCCGCATGGCTGACGCCGCAGACCATTCCAGGGCTGGACACGTTGAGCCTGATGCAGGCACAGCAGATTCGTCGCTGGCCCGACAGCCCGTTACCGTGTATTGGCGAAGATGCGCTGGAACGACTGCTATGA
- the menE gene encoding o-succinylbenzoate--CoA ligase: protein MIFTDWPWRHWRQVRGDAPALRLSAEVLSWRTLCCRIDALAGGFAAQGVAEGSGVMLRAWNHPQTLLAWLALLQCGARVLPVNPQLPSSLLTTLLPGLTLDFALDLEDGDCPAFLTPLSMQEKGDAHSAAWHPARLCSMTLTSGSTGLPKAAVHSIQAHLASAEGVLSMIPFTQDDDWLLSLPLFHVSGQGILWRWLFAGARMTVREKQPLEQMLAGCTHASLVPTQLWRLLVNKTPVTLKAVLLGGAAIPVELTGQADAQGIRCWCGYGLTEFASTVCAKEADGLADVGEPLPGREVKIVDDEVWLRAASMAQGYWRDGELLPLVNDEGWFATRDRGVLNEGKLTIIGRLDNLFFSGGEGIQPEEVERVILTHPHILQAFIVPIEDAEFGHRPVAVVEFEPQIAEVDLSEWVKDKLARFQQPVRWLSLPDELKSGGIKISRRALLDWVRSVTR from the coding sequence ATGATCTTCACTGACTGGCCGTGGCGTCACTGGCGGCAGGTTCGTGGAGATGCCCCTGCCTTACGCCTCAGCGCGGAGGTGTTAAGCTGGCGCACACTGTGTTGTCGTATTGATGCCCTGGCTGGCGGCTTTGCTGCCCAGGGCGTCGCTGAGGGCAGCGGCGTGATGCTGCGCGCCTGGAATCACCCGCAAACGCTGCTGGCATGGCTGGCGTTATTACAGTGCGGGGCACGCGTTCTGCCGGTTAACCCGCAGCTTCCGTCATCATTACTCACCACATTGCTGCCAGGCTTAACCCTGGACTTTGCCCTGGATCTTGAGGACGGTGATTGCCCTGCCTTTCTGACCCCGCTTTCGATGCAGGAAAAAGGTGATGCACATAGCGCGGCGTGGCATCCGGCGCGTTTATGCTCAATGACGCTCACCTCAGGATCCACTGGCTTACCGAAAGCTGCCGTTCATAGCATTCAGGCGCATCTTGCGAGCGCCGAAGGCGTCCTGTCGATGATTCCATTTACTCAGGATGATGACTGGCTGCTCTCCTTACCGTTGTTTCATGTTTCCGGACAGGGCATTTTGTGGCGCTGGTTGTTTGCCGGTGCACGGATGACGGTGCGGGAAAAGCAGCCGCTGGAACAGATGCTGGCAGGATGTACCCATGCATCTCTGGTGCCAACGCAACTCTGGCGTCTGCTGGTGAACAAAACCCCGGTAACGCTGAAAGCCGTACTGTTGGGCGGGGCGGCTATTCCGGTTGAACTCACCGGGCAGGCTGACGCTCAGGGGATTCGCTGCTGGTGCGGCTATGGTCTGACCGAATTTGCTTCCACCGTCTGCGCCAAGGAAGCGGATGGGCTGGCGGATGTCGGAGAGCCTTTACCCGGTCGGGAAGTCAAAATTGTTGACGACGAAGTCTGGCTGCGAGCCGCCAGCATGGCGCAGGGTTACTGGCGAGACGGCGAACTTCTACCGTTGGTTAACGACGAGGGCTGGTTCGCGACACGCGATCGTGGTGTGCTAAATGAAGGTAAGTTAACCATTATCGGACGGCTGGATAATCTCTTTTTTAGTGGAGGAGAAGGGATTCAGCCTGAAGAGGTGGAGCGCGTGATTCTTACCCATCCGCACATTCTGCAAGCGTTTATCGTTCCCATAGAGGACGCAGAATTCGGGCATCGTCCGGTGGCGGTCGTGGAATTTGAACCGCAGATCGCTGAGGTCGATCTCAGTGAATGGGTCAAAGACAAGCTGGCGCGTTTTCAGCAGCCGGTACGCTGGCTGTCTTTACCTGATGAACTGAAAAGTGGCGGAATCAAAATCTCCCGTCGTGCGCTACTGGATTGGGTTCGTTCGGTGACTCGTTAA